In a single window of the Papaver somniferum cultivar HN1 chromosome 8, ASM357369v1, whole genome shotgun sequence genome:
- the LOC113305589 gene encoding uncharacterized protein LOC113305589, protein MSPGDNATAKPKGVKKSNDMPNIDDELFVVPYSNVTTHPGHKITLLTGSKNEGAAPSASPARVMRFFLRKNEYPASLVNFKVCHTPLSSYEGWMRHMLSNERIRNNLAKAQIVEAVMASATLHIRKYVAGLIAFTSRWCPSTHTNLCRWGEMTITLESVSVLLSLPITGSFDYELSTAETTTIDALIRKAEGYNQQECGEKCFYTWWVSEWFPTKPKLGQVLDDELSVVTFLSLWLSRDVFDDGSGKKTIRRELVMFAIRLAQGVVLPLGRLFLGSLYFHLDSLVADMYASNGYKKVESHIHVAFLQAFLWEHFKGYAPVTATSFSSLCGGSRILRWQKRRPKPGLRLIDFFDNMYAIDFRPWGPVHSFVVQPKTFAVVSDTVLHTDGKNMGPEEIIFMRSCMPGYIPSFFDESLIAIPYNIDRAARQMGFDQGIPFCRPPMPSGDLLPSVLDASIFPSKQSLPFLLSGRKPVATNKYKDFWRKELLVPRDRPSSEILKQHKRLKPLPGKRTKADASDDCSPQEKETTHKRQGLGGENAFTKLARSRHTFLEKYGDSEPLEDGDEAKGKEGSRSDIDRRSVSQYKKEPNRCGELEDATVTETNLELEGVDDARNTVCATSMVAEVLPSKEPSATNKDVFVKYEFNASWFCEGFSEIQRLQGEISEVSSMDYIAFQEEDIERLSKELKLKQASLQKMKAVISQKNELLLKDFP, encoded by the exons atgtcacctggggaTAACGCTACCGCCAAACCGAAAGGTGTTAAGAAATCCAACGACATGCCGAACATAGATGACGAGCTCTTTGTCGTGCCTTATTCGAATGTTACGACTCATCCTGGTCATAAGATAACCCTGCTTACAGGCTCGAAGAACGAAGGTGCTGCTCCGTCGGCTTCTCCAGCACGTGTGATGAGATTCTTTCTTCGGAAGAATGAATATCCGGCTTCCCTTGTTAATTTCAAGGTCTGTCATACTCCACTGagctcttatgaaggatggatgagacacaTGTTGAGTAACGAGCGTATCAGAAACAATTTGGCCAAGGCGCAGATCGTTGAAGCTGTCATGGCGTCTGCAACACTTCACATTAGGAAATACGTCGCGGGATTGATCGCCTTCACCTCTCGATGGTGTCCTTCTACGCATACAAAtttatgtagatggggagaaatgaCTATTACTTTGGAGAGTGTATCCGTGCTTCTGAGTCTTCCAATCACAGGCAGTTTTGATTACGAACTATCCACTGCAGAAACTACAACTATCGACGCTCTCATCCGGAAGGCAGAAGGATATAACCAGCAGGAATGTGGTGAGAAATgtttttatacttggtgggtgtctgaatggtttcctACAAAACCGAAACTGGGCCAAGTGTTGGACGATGAACTCAGCGTTGTTACATTTCTGTCCTTGTGGCTGTCTAGGGACGTCTTCGATGATGGCTCTGGTAAAAAGACCATAAGACGCGAGCTTGTCATGTTTGCCATTAGGTTAGCGCAAGGCGTAGTCCTCCCTTTAGGCAGATTGTTCCTCGGGTCGTTGTACTTTCATCTTGATTCCCTAGTAGCGGACATGTATGCTTCCAATGGatataagaaggtggagtcgcacATTCACGTCGCTTTCCTCCAAGCGTTCTTATGGGAACATTTCAAAGGTTACGCTCCTGTCACTGCAACTTCATTTTCTAGTTTGtgtggtggttcgagaatactccgtTGGCAAAAAAGACGTCCGAAACCTGGGTTGAGGCTTATCGACTTCTTCGACAACATGTACGCCATAGATTTTCGCCCGTGGGGACCGGTTCATTCTTTTGTGGTTCAGCCAAAGACTTTTGCCGTCGTTTCTGACACTGTGTTGCACACCGATGGAAAGAATATGGGCCCTGAAGAGATTATTTTTATGCGAAGTTGCATGCCAGGCTACATTCCGTCTTTTTTTGATGAATCTCTTATTGCAattccttataatattgacagggccgCTCGTCAGATGGGATTCGATCAGGGAATTCCGTTTTGTCGTCCTCCAATGCCTTCAGGTGATCTTTTACCGTCTGTTCTTGATGCTAGCATTTTCCCTTCAAAGCAGAGTCTTCCATTTTTGCTCTCAGGAAGAAAACCAGTTGCGACTAATAAGTATAAAGATTTCTGGAGAAAAGAGCTGCTGGTTCCTCGTGATAGGCCTTCCTCTGAGATTTTGAAGCAACACAAACGGCTGAAACCACTTCCGGGAAAACGAACTAAGGCTGATGCTTCTGATGATTGCAGTCCCCAGGAGAAGGAGACGACACATAAAAGGCAG GGCCTCGGGGGTGAAAATGCTTTCACCAAATTAGCACGTAGTCGCCAtacgtttttggagaaatatggCGATTCTGAACCTCTTGAAGATGGAGATGAGGCTAAGGGCAAAGAAGGTTCGAGGTCCGACATTGATAGAAGAAGTGTTTCCCAGTACAAAAAAGAGCCCAATCGTTGTGGCGAGCTAGAAGACGCAACCGTGACAGAGACCAACCTTGAGCTTGAAGGGGTCGATGATGCAAGAAACACTGTATGCGCTACATCCATGGTCGCAGAGGTGCTTCCCTCTAAAGAGCCTTCCGCAACTAACAAG GATGTGTTCGTGAAGTATGAGTTTAACGCCTCttggttctgtgaaggattttctgAAATCCAGAGGTTGCAAGGCGAGATAAGTGAAGTATCCTCTATGGACTACATTGCTTTCCAGGAGGAAGATATCGAGAgattgtctaaggagttgaagctgaagcaggcctCCCTCCAGAAAATGAAAGCTGTTATTTCCCAGAAgaatgagttgttgctgaaagacttcccttga